Below is a genomic region from Candidatus Eremiobacteraceae bacterium.
TGTTCGATCCCGCGCGACAAGCCGTTGGTCACCGGCGCTAACACGAGCGAGGCGGCCATCACCGTAAATGCAACGATCGCCAGCCCCGCCGGATCGGCGAGATCCCGCGCGCGTTCCGGCGAGCGCGCCAAGACCCGAGGGACGATGAGCGCGATGAGAGCGATCGCTAATATGCTGCCGAGCCAGGCGTAAAATGAACCCAGCCAAAGATGGCCGAGTTTGTAGTGCCCCATCTCGTGCGCCACGACGTACAAGACCTCGTCCGGTTTTAGGGCTTTGAGCAGCGTGTCGCCGATAGCGATCCGTTCGACCGGTCCGATGCCGGCGACGTAAGCGTTGCCTTCGTTCGTCTGACGGCTCATGTCGTATTCGTAGACGACTTTGGCGTCGATGCCGTTGCGGGCCGCCAAGTCGAGGATGGCCCGCGTCAGCGACGACGCGGGCAGGGGCGTATAATTATTGAAGAGCGGCGCGACGAACACCGGGAAAATCGCGCTGCCGAACAAAATGAGCGGCGCGGCGATCAGCGCGGCGTACAGCGGCCAGCGGCCCGACGCGCGTGCCACGAGTCGCACAAATCCCGCGCACACAAGCGCGCCGACAACCGCGGTCAAGAGGACGCTTTTGGCCCAGTCGCCGAGCCAGACAGAAAACGGTGCGCTGCTCAAGCCGTACTGGTGGAGCAACACGAAACCGCCGTACCACGAAAGCGGCGACATCACGATCGAGAGCGCGCACAGCGCGACGGCGGCGAAGGCGGCGGCTGCAAGCC
It encodes:
- a CDS encoding M48 family metallopeptidase, with protein sequence MTPLSPELSHVVDTIYPPARQALAYQIASIGRPLYFVDAFVELALLYFFWRSGTAARWRTWFERKIRWPWLAAAAFAAVALCALSIVMSPLSWYGGFVLLHQYGLSSAPFSVWLGDWAKSVLLTAVVGALVCAGFVRLVARASGRWPLYAALIAAPLILFGSAIFPVFVAPLFNNYTPLPASSLTRAILDLAARNGIDAKVVYEYDMSRQTNEGNAYVAGIGPVERIAIGDTLLKALKPDEVLYVVAHEMGHYKLGHLWLGSFYAWLGSILAIALIALIVPRVLARSPERARDLADPAGLAIVAFTVMAASLVLAPVTNGLSRGIEHAADVFAADQTALGGAGVRAFARLGSEDLSSLHPPDLAVWYFYDHPPLDYRVEYAAEHARGAGDP